Within Caldalkalibacillus salinus, the genomic segment CACGGTAGCTCGGTAACAAGAAGTCCTCTTTGTTCATAGCAAAATGAGAACCAATCATGGTTGCTTCTTGCCCAGCAACAGGCGCATAGAATCCTAGGCGGCCTTGGCGATTTAAACTAATCGCACGTTGATCCCATACTCTTGTGTATACCATGCGTGTCATTATCTCTCTTAATTGGTCATCGCTTAGATCCGGTTCTAAATCCTTAGATACAATGTTGCCATCTGGATCTAGCACTTGAATCGTCTCTTGCTCTTCAGCACGAATTGCTTCTAGATTTGTGCTCATCACATATCACCTCTCTGTAAATATACATACCTAATAGTATTCTTATCTAAACATTGGAAATCATGTATTGAATCGTTTAGAATATGGGATAACATTTATATATATTAAAGGAGTTATAAAAAATGAGCAAGCCTGAATATCTAAAACGGACAATAAACAAAGAGAACATCAGTAGTGAATACCTCAATGAGGAGCGTTCTGTCAGGGTTTATCTACCGCCCGGTTATAACGACCTTGTCTCTTATCCTGTAGTGTATGCGCAAGATGGACAGGATATTTTTATGTATGGTCGTATTGCGACTCTGGCTAATGAACTCATTCTTGATCACGGCGTCGACCCGTTCATCATCGTGGGCATCGATGTTGATAAAAAACATCGTACAAGTGAATATTCAACAAACGGCGAAAAAAGTGAAGCTTATAGATCCTTTGTGGTGAAGGAGCTTATTCCTTTTATAGAGGCACATTACCCTGTAAAGGATAGCATTGGTCATCGTGTCCTTATAGGAGATTCTCTTGGGGGCACTGTATCCCTTGATCTTGCTATGGATAACCCAGACTTTTTCTCTAAAGTCATAAGCTTATCTGGTGCTTATTTTGAACCAACAACAGAAAAGTTGTCAAACAAAAAGACTTTGGAGCATTTAGATTTATGGATGCTGGTAGGCACACTTGAAACAGCAGTGGACACTTCTATGGGAACACTCGACTTTTTAGAGTGGAATAGAAAAACGAGGGCAACACTTGAGGAAAAAGGGGCTAAAGTCTTTTACAAAGAAGAAGAGGGAGACCATATTTGGGGATTTTGGCAAAAAGAATTACCTGAAGCTATAAAGTATTACTTTAAACCTTCTTTTTATTAGATTTGTTATTAAGTTTAATGCTGTTCTGATACAGTTGGTGTAATCAATGTGACCCTTATGAGTGCTTATGTGTTGTAGCACAGTTTATCATACAGGCTTTTGTAGACTAGATTCGTTGGATAGCCGT encodes:
- a CDS encoding alpha/beta hydrolase is translated as MSKPEYLKRTINKENISSEYLNEERSVRVYLPPGYNDLVSYPVVYAQDGQDIFMYGRIATLANELILDHGVDPFIIVGIDVDKKHRTSEYSTNGEKSEAYRSFVVKELIPFIEAHYPVKDSIGHRVLIGDSLGGTVSLDLAMDNPDFFSKVISLSGAYFEPTTEKLSNKKTLEHLDLWMLVGTLETAVDTSMGTLDFLEWNRKTRATLEEKGAKVFYKEEEGDHIWGFWQKELPEAIKYYFKPSFY